The Myxococcota bacterium genome has a segment encoding these proteins:
- a CDS encoding N-acetylmuramoyl-L-alanine amidase, translating into MRRARATRTFALAVLAALAPLLLAAERPPGLGDVRDVRTWSHPDFTRVVVELSRAVPEPVVRSLSANRSASRPDRLYLDLAGIWVGRDYVDGIAIGDGLLRAVRLGQNTQRTARVVVDLEHYERHRLLVLRSPDRVVLDVYGARDDAPPGAQRGGAFASRPPSGDGGARLSLPLRGVQRIVVDPGHGGRDPGAIGIGRVHEKDVNLRLAKRLASELRGEGFEVVLTREDDRYLDLEERTALAESADGDLFVSVHANSSPRVDTRGIEIYYLDDEHERHSLDVAARESGVPRSELDSLQRTLAKLRIGETGLHSETLARFVHEDVMDGLATDRRTRDMPDLGVKKGPFYVLFLSSMPSILVEAGFLTNRDDAKLLRSDAYLDLLAHRVARGLVRYRDELPSRVARVGGVGR; encoded by the coding sequence GTGAGGCGCGCACGCGCGACGCGGACGTTCGCGCTCGCGGTGCTCGCCGCGCTCGCGCCGCTGCTGCTCGCGGCCGAGCGGCCGCCCGGGCTCGGCGACGTGCGCGACGTGCGCACCTGGTCGCACCCCGACTTCACGCGCGTCGTCGTCGAGCTGTCGCGCGCCGTGCCCGAGCCCGTCGTGCGCTCGCTCTCGGCGAACCGTTCCGCGTCGCGCCCCGATCGCCTCTACCTCGACCTCGCCGGGATCTGGGTCGGGCGCGACTACGTCGACGGCATCGCGATCGGAGACGGGCTCCTGCGCGCGGTGCGGCTCGGACAGAACACGCAGCGCACGGCGCGCGTCGTCGTCGACCTCGAGCACTACGAGCGCCACCGCCTGCTCGTGCTGCGCTCGCCCGATCGCGTCGTGCTCGACGTGTACGGCGCGCGCGACGACGCGCCGCCGGGCGCGCAGCGCGGCGGCGCCTTCGCGTCGCGGCCGCCGAGCGGCGATGGAGGAGCGCGGCTCTCGCTCCCGCTGCGCGGCGTGCAGCGCATCGTCGTCGACCCCGGCCACGGCGGGCGCGACCCCGGCGCGATCGGCATCGGACGCGTGCACGAGAAGGACGTGAACCTGCGGCTCGCCAAGCGCCTCGCGTCCGAGCTGCGCGGCGAGGGCTTCGAGGTCGTGCTCACGCGGGAGGACGACCGCTACCTCGACCTCGAGGAGCGCACGGCGCTCGCCGAGTCCGCTGACGGCGACCTCTTCGTGTCCGTGCACGCGAACTCGTCGCCGCGCGTCGACACCCGCGGCATCGAGATCTACTACCTCGACGACGAGCACGAGCGGCACAGCCTCGACGTCGCCGCGCGCGAGAGCGGCGTGCCGCGCAGCGAGCTCGACTCGCTGCAGCGCACGCTCGCGAAGCTGCGCATCGGCGAGACGGGGCTGCACTCCGAGACGCTCGCGCGCTTCGTCCACGAGGACGTGATGGACGGCCTCGCGACCGATCGCCGCACGCGCGACATGCCCGACCTCGGCGTCAAGAAGGGCCCGTTCTACGTGCTCTTCCTGTCGAGCATGCCGTCGATCCTCGTCGAAGCGGGCTTCCTCACGAACCGCGACGACGCGAAGCTGCTGCGCAGCGACGCCTACCTCGACCTGCTCGCGCACCGCGTCGCGCGCGGGCTCGTGCGCTACCGCGACGAGCTGCCGAGCCGCGTGGCGCGCGTCGGCGGAGTCGGACGGTGA
- the glnD gene encoding [protein-PII] uridylyltransferase — protein MRSSPSIDPLLAELPRPVGRESREAVAAVRAYLAEVRGYLEALHREEKSGRVVNEANSDLTDRMVRRLFALAEESILLEGGEVDTGVAVVAVGGYARREMSIHSDVDLLVLYRDALTPYVAGIAERLLYWMWDAGLTVGCATRTIDETIALGREDETVRTGVLMARFLCGDGEFFHAFADSVRRELLPDVEAFLEERREGLAARHLRYGESLFLLQPNIKEGAGGLRDYHAAYWAARGAIPMARDIDDWLHFGLLTEHEMRELRGALDFLWRVRNELHLLTRRCSDQMSFEHQEQIAEALGYGSRADLPPVEEDPTAELPVERFMRDYYRQARAIQNYSELVLDLLRARVATAPREREVKATEDGFRLVDGHLEIPHAGHLREDPRRLLRAFRIAQEWGVPLSRTAQRLLRESLDLIDDDFRRDPACTALFMGILGAEQRVMRSLMAMNDIDLLGRYLPEWDHIVCRWQHVIYHTYTVDVHSIFLVEELRRLWRGKYEAALPALTRLVHEVEDLPALYLGCLLHDIGKGFGGDHSAKGVVLARRCLERLGLDAERAERVIFVVEHHLRMSHLAQRRDLSDAKMILEFAKLCGDRVNLRNLYLCTFADIRASSRDAWTDWKGDLLRELFERASEVLESGAEDPSQAMELIEARVEARREGAADELRALGVGEEKIASYFAGLPLRYFVAHTPRQIARHAQVVLRFRDEQVCIVSHREMKGGFTELIVCARDVHGLYAKIAGTITASDLNILGSHVYTMREGLALEVYRITTPEGGRDERRMRWGEFERALRSVLTGERDVSELLRRRRRRRMTLPPQPEAPTVLVSNLESDFYTVVDVSANDRIGLLFDLTRTLGDAGVEIFVSKAATIRDQVADTFYVKDADGKKLEGEACGRLREALLAAIAEGEAETRA, from the coding sequence GTGAGGTCGTCGCCGTCGATCGACCCGCTGCTCGCCGAGCTGCCGCGGCCGGTCGGGCGCGAGTCGCGCGAGGCGGTCGCCGCCGTGCGCGCCTACCTCGCCGAGGTGCGCGGCTACCTCGAGGCGCTCCACCGCGAGGAGAAGTCGGGCCGCGTCGTGAACGAGGCGAACTCCGACCTCACGGATCGCATGGTGCGCCGGCTCTTCGCGCTCGCCGAGGAGAGCATCCTGCTCGAGGGCGGCGAGGTCGACACCGGCGTCGCGGTCGTCGCGGTCGGCGGCTACGCGCGGCGCGAGATGTCGATCCACTCCGACGTCGACCTGCTCGTGCTCTACCGCGACGCGCTCACGCCCTACGTCGCGGGCATCGCCGAGCGCCTCCTCTACTGGATGTGGGACGCCGGGCTCACGGTCGGGTGCGCGACGCGCACGATCGACGAGACGATCGCGCTCGGGCGCGAGGACGAGACGGTGCGCACGGGCGTGCTGATGGCGCGCTTCCTGTGCGGCGACGGCGAGTTCTTCCACGCGTTCGCGGACTCGGTGCGGCGCGAGCTCCTTCCCGACGTGGAAGCCTTCCTGGAGGAGCGGCGCGAGGGGCTGGCGGCGCGGCACCTGCGCTACGGCGAGTCGCTGTTCCTGCTCCAGCCCAACATCAAGGAAGGGGCGGGCGGCCTGCGCGACTACCACGCCGCGTACTGGGCCGCGCGCGGCGCCATCCCGATGGCGCGCGACATCGACGACTGGCTGCACTTCGGCCTGCTCACCGAGCACGAGATGCGCGAGCTGCGCGGCGCGCTCGACTTCCTCTGGCGCGTGCGCAACGAGCTCCACCTGCTGACGCGGCGCTGCAGCGACCAGATGAGCTTCGAGCACCAGGAGCAGATCGCGGAGGCGCTCGGCTACGGGAGCCGCGCCGATCTCCCGCCGGTCGAGGAGGACCCGACCGCCGAGCTGCCCGTCGAGCGTTTCATGCGCGACTACTACCGGCAGGCGCGCGCCATCCAGAACTACAGCGAGCTCGTGCTCGACCTGCTGCGCGCGCGCGTCGCGACGGCGCCGCGCGAGCGCGAGGTGAAGGCGACCGAGGACGGCTTCCGGCTCGTCGACGGACACCTCGAGATCCCGCACGCCGGGCACCTGCGCGAGGACCCGCGGCGCCTCCTGCGCGCGTTCCGGATCGCGCAGGAATGGGGCGTGCCGCTGTCGCGCACCGCGCAGCGCCTGCTGCGCGAGAGCCTGGACCTGATCGACGACGACTTCCGGCGCGACCCCGCGTGCACGGCGCTCTTCATGGGCATCCTGGGCGCCGAGCAGCGCGTGATGCGAAGCCTGATGGCGATGAACGACATCGATCTGCTCGGCCGCTACCTGCCCGAGTGGGACCACATCGTCTGTCGCTGGCAGCACGTCATCTATCACACGTACACGGTCGACGTGCACTCGATCTTCCTGGTGGAGGAGCTGCGCCGGCTGTGGCGCGGGAAGTACGAGGCGGCGCTCCCCGCGCTCACGCGGCTCGTGCACGAGGTCGAGGACCTCCCGGCGCTGTACCTCGGATGCCTGCTGCACGACATCGGCAAGGGCTTCGGCGGCGACCACTCGGCGAAGGGCGTCGTGCTCGCGCGTCGCTGCCTCGAGCGCCTGGGCCTCGACGCCGAGCGCGCCGAGCGCGTCATCTTCGTCGTCGAGCACCACCTGCGGATGTCGCACCTCGCGCAGCGGCGCGACCTCTCCGACGCGAAGATGATCCTCGAGTTCGCGAAGCTCTGCGGCGACCGCGTGAACCTGCGCAACCTCTACCTGTGCACGTTCGCCGACATCCGCGCGTCGTCGCGCGACGCGTGGACGGACTGGAAGGGCGACCTGCTGCGCGAGCTCTTCGAGCGCGCCTCCGAGGTGCTCGAGAGCGGCGCCGAGGATCCGTCCCAGGCGATGGAGCTGATCGAGGCGCGGGTCGAGGCGCGCCGCGAGGGCGCCGCCGACGAGCTGCGCGCTCTCGGCGTCGGCGAGGAGAAGATCGCGTCGTACTTCGCGGGGCTCCCGCTGCGCTACTTCGTCGCGCACACGCCGCGGCAGATCGCGCGCCACGCGCAGGTCGTGCTCCGGTTCCGCGACGAGCAGGTCTGCATCGTCTCGCACCGCGAGATGAAGGGCGGCTTCACCGAGCTGATCGTGTGCGCGCGCGACGTGCACGGGCTCTACGCGAAGATCGCGGGCACGATCACGGCGAGCGACCTCAACATCCTCGGCTCGCACGTGTACACGATGCGCGAGGGGCTCGCGCTCGAGGTCTACCGCATCACGACGCCCGAGGGCGGCCGCGACGAGCGGCGCATGCGCTGGGGCGAGTTCGAGCGCGCGCTGCGCTCCGTGCTGACCGGCGAGCGGGACGTGAGCGAGCTGCTCCGACGTCGGCGTCGCCGGCGCATGACGCTCCCGCCGCAGCCCGAGGCGCCCACCGTCCTCGTGAGCAACCTCGAGTCCGACTTCTACACGGTCGTCGACGTGAGCGCGAACGACCGCATCGGCCTGCTCTTCGACCTGACGCGCACGCTCGGCGACGCGGGCGTCGAGATCTTCGTGTCGAAGGCGGCGACCATCCGCGACCAGGTGGCCGACACGTTCTACGTGAAGGACGCCGACGGCAAGAAGCTCGAGGGCGAGGCGTGCGGCCGGCTGCGCGAGGCGCTCCTCGCGGCGATCGCGGAGGGGGAGGCGGAGACCCGTGCCTGA
- the xerD gene encoding site-specific tyrosine recombinase XerD, with protein MPEPRLVEAVYAFLQHALVERGLARNTVDAYRRDLERFLESLEGERVRDVADLQRAHVVAFLGSLERQGLAARSRARALVSVRRFVRFHEAEGAAVGHVLEGLDGPRLPRALPKTLGPSESAALIAAIDTREPLGLRDRAMLEVLYGAGLRVSELVGLSRAAVDLRAALVRVVGKGNKERIVPLGESALAAVGRYLEDGRPQLVRARRSDALFLTVRGGPMTRQHFFERLRRLARAAGIEARRVSPHVLRHAFATDLVDGGADLRSVQAMLGHADLSTTQVYTHVSRARLRETVEARHPRGRGRRARAGAAAGPSGGRA; from the coding sequence GTGCCTGAGCCGCGGCTCGTCGAGGCGGTCTACGCCTTCCTGCAGCACGCGCTCGTCGAGCGCGGGCTCGCGCGCAACACGGTCGACGCCTACCGGCGCGACCTCGAACGCTTCCTCGAGTCGCTCGAGGGCGAGCGGGTGCGCGACGTCGCCGACCTGCAGCGCGCGCACGTCGTCGCCTTCCTCGGCTCGCTCGAACGCCAGGGGCTCGCGGCGCGGAGCCGCGCGCGCGCGCTCGTCTCCGTGCGGCGCTTCGTGCGCTTCCACGAGGCGGAGGGCGCGGCGGTCGGGCACGTGCTCGAAGGGCTCGACGGCCCGCGGCTCCCGCGCGCCCTCCCGAAGACGCTCGGCCCGTCCGAGAGCGCGGCGCTGATCGCCGCGATCGACACGCGCGAGCCGCTCGGCCTGCGCGACCGCGCGATGCTCGAGGTGCTCTACGGCGCGGGGCTCCGCGTGAGCGAGCTGGTGGGCCTGTCGCGCGCGGCGGTCGACCTGCGCGCGGCGCTCGTGCGCGTCGTCGGCAAGGGCAACAAGGAGCGCATCGTGCCGCTCGGCGAGAGTGCGCTCGCCGCCGTCGGCCGCTACCTCGAGGACGGCCGCCCGCAGCTCGTGCGCGCGCGCCGGAGCGACGCGCTGTTCCTCACGGTGCGCGGCGGGCCGATGACGCGCCAGCACTTCTTCGAGCGCCTCCGCAGGCTCGCGCGCGCCGCCGGCATCGAGGCGCGACGCGTCTCGCCGCACGTCCTGCGCCACGCGTTCGCGACCGACCTCGTCGACGGCGGCGCGGACCTCCGCTCGGTGCAGGCCATGCTCGGCCACGCCGACCTCTCGACGACGCAGGTCTACACGCACGTGAGCCGCGCGCGTCTGCGCGAGACGGTCGAGGCCCGCCACCCGCGCGGGCGGGGCCGGCGCGCGCGGGCGGGGGCCGCCGCCGGACCGTCCGGGGGCCGCGCCTAG
- a CDS encoding nuclear transport factor 2 family protein: protein MPEPRTPTPPFTAETAARKVRLAEDAWNGRDPETVALAYSLDSRWRNRAEFVTGRDEIVRFLARKWARELDYRLIKELWAFTGNRIAVRFAYEWRDDAGSWFRAYGNENWEFDDDGRMRRRIASINDLPIRAEERLFHWPLGRRPDGHPGLEELGL, encoded by the coding sequence ATGCCGGAGCCGCGAACGCCGACGCCTCCGTTCACCGCCGAGACGGCCGCGCGCAAGGTGCGCCTCGCCGAGGACGCCTGGAACGGCCGCGATCCCGAGACGGTCGCGCTCGCCTACTCCCTCGACAGCCGCTGGCGCAACCGCGCGGAGTTCGTGACCGGACGCGACGAGATCGTGCGCTTCCTCGCGCGCAAGTGGGCGCGCGAGCTCGACTACCGTCTGATCAAGGAGCTCTGGGCGTTCACGGGGAACCGCATCGCCGTGCGCTTCGCCTACGAGTGGCGCGACGACGCGGGCTCCTGGTTCCGCGCGTACGGCAACGAGAACTGGGAGTTCGACGACGACGGCCGGATGCGCCGCCGCATCGCCAGCATCAACGATCTCCCCATCCGCGCGGAGGAGCGCCTGTTCCACTGGCCGCTCGGAAGGCGCCCCGACGGCCACCCGGGCCTGGAAGAGCTCGGGCTCTGA
- a CDS encoding cysteine hydrolase: MKTTATFLGSLAFLALAVSAARADIPDPGMRIERGHTALVVTDPQNDFLSPEGVTWGVVGKSVQANHTVENIEKLFATAKASGIPVFVSPHYYYPHDHVWKFEGALETLMHQLAMFDRKDALVTDGFEGSGADWLARYKPYIHDGRTTVTSPHKVYGPETNDLVLQLRKQGIDKVVLAGMSANLCTESHMRELVEQGFEVAVVSDATAAAQVAEGDGHAAALVNFRFIANTVWTTQQAVKAMRSH, encoded by the coding sequence ATGAAGACGACCGCGACGTTCCTGGGCTCCCTGGCGTTCCTCGCTCTCGCCGTGTCGGCCGCGCGCGCGGACATTCCCGATCCGGGCATGCGCATCGAGCGAGGCCACACCGCCCTGGTCGTGACCGATCCGCAGAACGACTTCCTGAGTCCGGAGGGCGTCACCTGGGGCGTCGTCGGGAAGAGCGTCCAGGCCAACCACACCGTCGAGAACATCGAGAAGCTCTTCGCGACCGCCAAGGCGTCGGGCATTCCGGTCTTCGTCTCGCCCCACTACTACTACCCGCACGACCACGTCTGGAAGTTCGAGGGTGCGCTCGAGACGCTGATGCACCAGCTCGCGATGTTCGACCGCAAGGACGCGCTCGTCACCGACGGCTTCGAGGGCTCCGGCGCCGACTGGCTCGCGCGCTACAAGCCGTACATCCACGACGGACGGACGACGGTGACGAGCCCGCACAAGGTCTACGGCCCCGAGACCAACGACCTCGTGCTGCAGCTGCGCAAGCAGGGCATCGACAAGGTCGTGCTGGCCGGCATGTCCGCCAACCTCTGCACCGAGTCGCACATGCGCGAGCTCGTGGAGCAGGGGTTCGAGGTGGCCGTGGTGTCGGACGCGACCGCGGCCGCGCAGGTCGCCGAAGGCGATGGCCACGCCGCCGCGCTCGTGAACTTCCGCTTCATCGCCAACACGGTGTGGACCACGCAGCAGGCCGTGAAGGCGATGCGCTCGCACTGA
- a CDS encoding pyridoxamine 5'-phosphate oxidase family protein produces the protein MTPASPFHEGEQRIHTRLGIRDAIEPWARRVVRPFLPDEHRAFYAELPFLVLAARDAAGRPWATLLAEEPGFVSSPDPHSLRIAALPSRGDALAGALERGDDVGLLGIELHTRRRNRVNGRVAERRDGRFALAVDQSFGNCPQYIAERHWRRAPADERTAVATRGASLSRPARELVRRADTFFIATGFRGEGESAVFGMDASHRGGAAGFVRVPDARTLVFPDYAGNDHFNTLGNLLMDPRAGLLFVDFERGDLLQLTGRARVDWDSPEIDRTPGARRLVHFEIEECVCLEGALPLRWDAAGGARRELRVIEKRRESADVASFVLASPDGGPLPGFAAGQHLPIELAVPGRADPVVRTYSLSGAPDAPHYRITVKREAHGLASRFLHDAVAVGQRLATAAPQGHFTLDADGERPVVLASAGVGLTPLVSMLHALVAADTGRPVWFVHGARDGAHHPLRREVERLAARATRARVHVAYSRPAPGDVRGRDYASAGRVDGARLERLVPDLDADFYLCGPRPFMAALHAHLEARGVPRDRVRSESFGPAARREQVHGATRVG, from the coding sequence GTGACGCCCGCATCCCCGTTCCACGAAGGCGAGCAGCGCATCCACACGCGGCTCGGCATCCGCGACGCGATCGAGCCGTGGGCTCGGCGCGTGGTCCGCCCGTTCCTTCCGGACGAGCACCGCGCGTTCTACGCGGAGCTTCCCTTCCTGGTGCTGGCCGCGCGCGACGCCGCGGGACGTCCCTGGGCGACGCTCCTCGCCGAGGAGCCCGGCTTCGTCTCCTCCCCCGACCCGCACAGCCTGCGCATCGCCGCTCTTCCCTCGCGCGGCGACGCGCTGGCGGGCGCGCTCGAGCGCGGGGACGACGTCGGGCTCCTCGGCATCGAGCTCCACACGCGCAGGCGCAACCGCGTGAACGGTCGCGTCGCGGAGCGGCGCGACGGTCGCTTCGCGCTGGCCGTCGACCAGAGCTTCGGCAACTGCCCCCAGTACATCGCGGAGCGCCACTGGCGCCGGGCCCCGGCCGACGAGCGCACCGCGGTCGCGACGCGCGGCGCGAGCCTCTCGCGACCCGCGCGCGAGCTCGTCCGGCGCGCGGACACGTTCTTCATCGCGACGGGCTTCCGCGGCGAGGGCGAGAGCGCGGTGTTCGGGATGGACGCGTCGCACCGGGGCGGCGCCGCCGGCTTCGTCCGCGTTCCCGACGCGCGCACGCTCGTCTTTCCCGACTACGCGGGCAACGACCACTTCAACACGCTCGGCAATCTCCTCATGGATCCGCGCGCCGGCCTCCTCTTCGTCGACTTCGAACGCGGCGACCTGCTGCAGCTCACCGGGCGCGCGCGCGTCGACTGGGACTCGCCGGAGATCGACCGCACGCCCGGCGCGCGCCGTCTCGTGCACTTCGAGATCGAGGAGTGCGTGTGCCTCGAGGGCGCGCTGCCGCTCCGCTGGGACGCCGCGGGCGGCGCGCGGCGCGAGCTCCGCGTGATCGAGAAGCGGCGCGAGAGCGCCGACGTCGCGTCGTTCGTCCTCGCGTCTCCCGACGGCGGCCCGCTGCCCGGCTTCGCGGCCGGACAGCATCTGCCCATCGAGCTCGCCGTTCCGGGCCGGGCCGACCCCGTCGTGCGCACGTACTCGCTGTCGGGCGCGCCGGACGCGCCGCACTACCGCATCACGGTGAAGCGGGAGGCGCACGGGCTCGCCTCGCGCTTCCTGCACGACGCCGTCGCCGTCGGACAGCGCCTCGCGACCGCCGCGCCGCAGGGCCACTTCACGCTCGACGCGGACGGCGAGCGACCCGTCGTCCTCGCGAGTGCCGGTGTCGGCCTGACGCCGCTCGTGAGCATGCTGCACGCGCTCGTCGCCGCCGACACGGGCCGGCCCGTGTGGTTCGTCCACGGCGCGCGCGACGGCGCGCACCACCCGCTTCGACGCGAGGTCGAGCGGCTCGCGGCGCGCGCGACGCGCGCGCGCGTGCACGTCGCCTACAGCCGGCCCGCGCCCGGCGACGTACGCGGCCGCGACTACGCGAGCGCGGGGCGCGTCGACGGCGCGCGGCTCGAGCGGCTCGTGCCGGACCTCGATGCGGACTTCTACCTGTGCGGGCCCCGCCCGTTCATGGCCGCCCTCCACGCCCACCTCGAAGCGCGCGGCGTTCCGCGCGATCGCGTCCGGTCGGAGTCCTTCGGACCCGCGGCCCGACGCGAGCAGGTCCACGGCGCGACCCGGGTCGGGTGA
- a CDS encoding VOC family protein, giving the protein MNATSPTNETNETNETNAARDPNATSTPCTHGVHHVGLTVPRLAETRSFFLETLGYQQVGEVAAYPAVFLSDGQVMVTLWQAEDPERARPFDRKHGIGLHHLALSVADAAGLAQLHERLARTPGVDVEFAPESLGSGPAQHMMCAIPGGIRIEFIALAS; this is encoded by the coding sequence ATGAACGCGACGAGCCCGACGAACGAGACGAACGAGACGAACGAGACGAACGCAGCACGCGACCCGAACGCGACGAGCACGCCCTGCACGCACGGCGTCCACCACGTGGGCCTCACGGTGCCTCGGCTCGCCGAGACCCGGAGCTTCTTCCTCGAGACGCTCGGCTACCAGCAGGTCGGCGAGGTCGCCGCGTACCCGGCCGTGTTCCTCTCCGACGGCCAGGTGATGGTCACGCTCTGGCAGGCGGAGGATCCCGAGCGCGCGCGCCCGTTCGATCGCAAGCACGGCATCGGCCTCCATCACCTGGCGCTCTCCGTCGCGGACGCGGCCGGCCTCGCGCAGCTCCACGAGCGCCTCGCCCGCACGCCCGGCGTCGACGTCGAGTTCGCTCCCGAGTCGCTCGGCAGCGGCCCCGCGCAGCACATGATGTGCGCGATCCCCGGCGGCATCCGCATCGAGTTCATCGCCCTCGCGTCCTGA
- a CDS encoding sigma 54-interacting transcriptional regulator, whose protein sequence is MTSSDSFALPFEAVRGLLLDLARERALDRLLELIVQRLAAHPDVALARIWLVRPGDICPTCPLREECPGREPCLHLVMSAGHPRERGADWSRIDGDFRRFPIGRRKVGSVAATVEAVCVEDARDDSRWIARPAWARREEILGFGGQPLVYHGEVLGVLGVFTRRCMRSEALDSLRMLADHAAAAIANARAFEENARLRQQLELENEYLREEISEHQAFGEIVGTSAAIRRIGEQIEQVAPTDATVLILGESGTGKELVAREIHRRSRREDRAMIRVNCASVPKELYESEFFGHVKGAFTGAVRDRVGRFAAADGGTLFLDEVGEIPLALQSKLLRVLQEGQYERVGDDRTRSADVRIIAATNRDLAQEVREGRFREDLYYRLNVFPIEAPPLRERAEDVALLAQQFLDRANRKHERRARLGDGDLDALRRHAWPGNVRELQNVIERAVITAKGTALQLDLPGSRRDVDVDVDMDRAEAGAPRRSDILTEEAMRDLERSNLLAALERAGGKVYGAGGAAELLGMKPTTLASRLERLGLKRTT, encoded by the coding sequence ATGACCTCCTCCGACTCCTTCGCGCTCCCGTTCGAAGCGGTTCGCGGGCTGCTCCTCGACCTCGCGCGCGAGCGCGCGCTCGATCGCCTGCTCGAGCTCATCGTGCAGCGGCTCGCCGCACACCCCGACGTCGCGCTCGCCCGCATCTGGCTGGTCCGTCCCGGCGACATCTGCCCGACGTGCCCGCTGCGCGAGGAGTGCCCCGGCCGCGAGCCGTGTCTGCACCTCGTGATGAGCGCCGGGCATCCGCGCGAGCGCGGCGCGGACTGGTCGCGCATCGACGGCGACTTCCGTCGCTTTCCGATCGGGCGGCGGAAGGTCGGGAGCGTCGCCGCGACGGTCGAGGCCGTGTGCGTCGAGGACGCGCGCGACGACTCCCGGTGGATCGCGCGGCCCGCGTGGGCGCGACGCGAGGAGATCCTCGGCTTCGGAGGCCAGCCGCTCGTCTATCACGGCGAGGTGCTCGGCGTGCTCGGCGTGTTCACCCGCCGCTGCATGCGCTCCGAGGCGCTCGACTCGCTGCGCATGCTCGCCGACCACGCGGCCGCCGCGATCGCGAACGCGCGCGCGTTCGAGGAGAACGCGCGCCTTCGCCAGCAGCTCGAGCTCGAGAACGAGTACCTGCGCGAGGAGATCAGCGAGCACCAGGCGTTCGGCGAGATCGTGGGCACGAGCGCGGCGATCCGGAGGATCGGGGAGCAGATCGAGCAGGTCGCCCCCACCGACGCGACGGTGCTGATCCTCGGCGAATCGGGAACGGGCAAGGAGCTCGTCGCGCGCGAGATCCACCGCCGCAGCCGCCGCGAGGATCGCGCGATGATCCGCGTCAACTGCGCCTCGGTCCCGAAGGAGCTCTACGAGAGCGAGTTCTTCGGCCACGTGAAGGGCGCGTTCACGGGCGCGGTGCGCGACCGCGTGGGCCGCTTCGCCGCCGCCGACGGCGGCACGCTCTTCCTGGACGAGGTCGGGGAGATCCCGCTCGCGCTCCAGAGCAAGCTCCTGCGCGTGCTGCAGGAGGGCCAGTACGAGCGCGTCGGCGACGACCGCACGCGCAGCGCCGACGTGCGCATCATCGCCGCCACGAACCGCGACCTCGCGCAGGAGGTCCGCGAGGGCCGCTTCCGCGAGGACCTCTACTACCGGCTGAACGTCTTCCCGATCGAGGCGCCGCCGCTGCGCGAGCGCGCGGAGGACGTCGCGCTGCTCGCCCAGCAGTTCCTCGATCGCGCGAACCGCAAGCACGAGCGGCGCGCCCGCCTCGGCGACGGCGACCTCGACGCGCTTCGTCGCCACGCGTGGCCGGGCAACGTCCGGGAGCTGCAGAACGTGATCGAGCGCGCGGTCATCACCGCGAAGGGCACCGCGCTGCAGCTCGACCTCCCGGGCTCGCGGCGCGACGTCGACGTCGACGTCGACATGGACCGCGCCGAGGCAGGCGCGCCCCGGCGCTCCGACATCCTCACCGAGGAGGCGATGCGCGACCTCGAGCGGAGCAACCTCCTCGCCGCGCTCGAGCGCGCGGGCGGCAAGGTCTACGGCGCCGGCGGCGCCGCGGAGCTGCTCGGCATGAAGCCGACGACGCTCGCCTCGCGGCTCGAGCGACTCGGCCTGAAGCGCACGACCTAG